The following coding sequences are from one Eucalyptus grandis isolate ANBG69807.140 chromosome 11, ASM1654582v1, whole genome shotgun sequence window:
- the LOC104427538 gene encoding protein MKS1-like, which yields MEYAGGSGARRVRLQGPKPAELAVSKESTKIKKKVRATSDLAPVIVYLKSPKIIHVRPEEFMGLVQKLTGKSDQTVKAGPSLDVSSPSSFSWLSSPSPSSSVEYLCR from the coding sequence ATGGAGTACGCAGGAGGAAGCGGCGCCAGGAGGGTGCGGTTGCAAGGTCCGAAGCCGGCAGAGTTAGCGGTGAGCAAGGAGTCGAccaagatcaagaagaaggttcGGGCGACAAGTGATTTGGCTCCGGTCATAGTGTACTTGAAGTCACCGAAAATTATACACGTGAGGCCGGAGGAGTTCATGGGTCTGGTGCAAAAGCTCACCGGGAAGAGCGACCAGACGGTGAAGGCGGGGCCATCGTTGGATGTCTCTtcgccttcttctttttcgtggctgtcctcgccgtcgccgtcgtctaGCGTCGAGTACCTTTGCAGGTAG
- the LOC104425555 gene encoding LOW QUALITY PROTEIN: ABC transporter G family member 22 (The sequence of the model RefSeq protein was modified relative to this genomic sequence to represent the inferred CDS: inserted 1 base in 1 codon; deleted 1 base in 1 codon): MERTSSPGLARTISDQLLETVAAAFKSPTPSSEAPGGGGPRGFGGSVGSAEAGGTLSRKSSRRLIPASPGRGSTSRNAHIRKSRSAQLNKLELDEVSSGAALSRASSASLGFSFSFTGFSMPXEEIADSKPFSDDDDIPEDLEAGMQRPKFQAEPTLPIYLKFTDVTYKVILKGMKSKQEKDILNGITGSVNPGEVLALMGPSGSGKTTLLNLLGGRIMKPTVGGSITYNDQPYSKSLKSRIGFVTQDDVLFPHLTVKETLTYAALLRLPKSLKREEKEKRALDVIYELGLERCEDTMIGGSFVRGVSGGERKRVCIGNEILINPSLLFLDEPTSGLDSTTALRIVQLLHDIAEAGKTVVTTIHQPSSRLFHKFDKLILLGKGSLLYFGKASEVMIYFSSIGCSPLIAMNPAEFLLDLANGNVNEVSVPSELEDRVQMEKAETQTRNAKPSQTDVHEYLVEAYETRVAENEKKKLLTPLPLDEVLKSKVASPKRNWGASWCQQYSILFCRGIKERRHEYFSWLRVTQVLSTAIILGLLWWQSDSSSARGLQDQAGLLFFIAVFWGFFPVFTAIFTFPQERAMLSKERAADMYRLSAYFLARTTSDLPLDLILPVLFLLVVYFMAGLTLDAGSFFLSLLAVFLCIIAAQGLGLAIGATLMDMKRATTLASVTVMTFMLAGGFFVENVPVFVSWIRYMSFNYHTYKLLIKIQYKHKASSVNGMIIDNGLKEVTALVIMVFGYRLLAYISLRRMKPPSAA; encoded by the exons ATGGAGAGGACAAGCTCCCCTGGGCTAGCAAGGACGATATCGGACCAGCTGCTGGAGACGGTGGCGGCAGCCTTCAAGTCGCCAACGCCCTCGAGTGAGGCCCCAGGGGGGGGTGGGCCG CGGGGGTTCGGGGGTTCGGTGGGTTCAGCGGAGGCAGGCGGGACGCTGTCGAGGAAGTCAAGCCGGAGGCTGATCCCGGCATCACCCGGCCGGGGGAGCACGAGCCGGAACGCACACATCCGCAAGTCCCGGAGTGCGCAGCTCAACAAGCTTGAGCTCGACGAGGTCAGCAGCGGGGCAGCACTGAGCCGGGCCTCCAGCGCCAGCCTcggcttctccttctccttcaccgGCTTCAGCATGC CCGAGGAGATCGCCGACTCCAAGCCCTtcagcgacgacgacgacatAC CTGAGGATCTGGAAGCCGGGATGCAGAGACCGAAATTCCAGGCGGAGCCAACGCTGCCAATCTATCTCAAG TTCACTGACGTGACATACAAGGTGATCCTCAAAGGAATGAAGTCGAAGCAAGAGAAGGACATATTGAATGGGATCACGGGATCAGTGAATCCAGGAGAAGTTCTCGCGCTGATGGGGCCTTCAGGAAGTGGGAAAACCACGCTGCTGAATCTTCTAGGTGGCCGGATAATGAAACCTACTGTTGGTGGTTCAATCACCTACAATGACCAGCCATACTCCAAGTCCTTGAAAAGCAG GATAGGATTCGTGACTCAGGACGATGTCTTATTTCCTCACCTTACCGTAAAAGAGACTCTGACTTATGCGGCTCTCTTACGACTTCCAAAATCattgaaaagagaggaaaaggaaaaacggGCATTGGACGTCATCTATGAGCTAGGCTTGGAGAG gtgtgaagacacaATGATAGGCGGTTCCTTTGTCCGTGGAGTATCAGgtggagagaggaagagagtctGCATAGGCAATGAAATCTTAATCAATCCCTCCCTTCTGTTTCTCGATGAACCAACATCCGGATTGGATTCCACAACTGCATTGAGGATTGTTCAGCTGTTACATGACATAGCAGAG GCCGGGAAGACCGTGGTGACTACAATACACCAGCCATCAAGCAGGCTCTTCCACAAATTCGACAAGCTGATCCTGTTAGGGAAAGGGAGTTTACTCTACTTTGGCAAAGCGTCAGAAGTGATGATTTACTTTTCATCAATAGGATGTTCTCCTTTAATTGCCATGAATCCGGCAGAATTCTTGCTAGACCTAGCAAATGGGAACGTTAATGAGGTTTCTGTGCCATCAGAACTAGAGGATAGAGTGCAGATGGAGAAAGCAGAAACTCAGACAAGGAATGCAAAGCCATCTCAAACCGATGTTCATGAG TATCTCGTGGAGGCCTATGAGACGCGGGTAGCAGAGAACGAAAAGAAGAAGCTTTTGACTCCACTCCCACTGGACGAAGTGCTCAAGTCAAAGGTGGCTTCGCCCAAGCGGAATTGGGGAGCAAGCTGGTGCCAACAATACAGTATCTTGTTCTGCAGAGGGATCAAAGAGCGACGACACGAGTACTTCAGCTGGTTAAGGGTAACTCAAGTCCTATCCACTGCAATCATTCTGGGACTGCTCTGGTGGCAATCTGACAGCAGTAGCGCCAGGGGCCTTCAGGATCAG GCGGGGCTGCTTTTCTTCATTGCTGTCTTCTGGGGATTTTTCCCGGTCTTCACGGCCATCTTCACGTTTCCTCAAGAGAGAGCGATGCTGAGCAAGGAGCGAGCGGCTGATATGTACAGGCTCAGCGCATATTTCTTGGCCAGGACGACGAGCGACCTCCCACTAGACCTGATACTGCCCGTACTTTTCCTGTTGGTCGTTTATTTCATGGCGGGCCTCACGCTGGATGCGGGGTCCTTTTTCCTCAGCTTGCTCGCAGTCTTCCTGTGCATAATCGCTGCTCAG GGACTTGGACTAGCTATTGGGGCAACTTTAATGGACATGAAGAGGGCGACCACCTTGGCCTCGGTGACAGTCATGACCTTCATGCTCGCTGGGGGGTTCTTTGTTGAG AACGTTCCAGTGTTCGTGTCCTGGATCCGCTACATGTCTTTCAACTACCACACTTACAAGCTTCTCATCAAGATACAGTACAAACACAAAGCATCGAGCGTGAATGGCATGATCATAGACAATGGTCTGAAGGAAGTAACGGCGTTGGTGATTATGGTCTTCGGGTATCGCCTTCTGGCGTACATTTCATTGCGAAGGATGAAACCACCATCGGCAGCCTAA